In a single window of the Caldanaerobius fijiensis DSM 17918 genome:
- a CDS encoding ABC transporter ATP-binding protein: MYSKTKTFLYRFFYTFKLIWDTSPAIYLLKVLTTLFNGLQPVVAVYLTKLIVDAIVAGIRAGDFQPYYRRIIFYVVLQIGILFIKFVITNISQLIDTVFGDILASHIRIQIMNKAKDVDYIYFDMPEFYNSMENANREAGYRPMSIMSNAFGFLSTLITFLGFAAVISRYSVLVMLLVIILSIPASIVDNRFRKKIFSIMSSKSKERRKLDYIANLLTLKDYAKEVRLFDLGGYFIGRYLSVFKEYIKDYSRVITWQSIYSTIALAVSFLSVGVASLMIGADALRGKISIGDFTMYFGALTDMRASLNSILFVSGFLYEGMLFMGNLISFLKGAPQTSQQNSKVQYAPLKKGQHTIEFVDVSFKYPGSDRYALKNINLKIDPGQTVALVGLNGAGKTTLIKLMIGLYDPTEGRILIDGKDIKEYNRKELQSIFGVVFQDFCHYAFTLGENIGFGKIENVEDEDMIREAAKKCGVDEFAEKLPKGYKTHLTRNFELDGVDLSIGQWQKVSIARAFFRQADVLILDEPTASLDPQAEYEVYQQFEQLKGDKTTVFVSHRLSSTTLATKIIFLDNGKIKEIGNHQQLMEKNGEYAKLFKMQAERYQDKKAVNA; encoded by the coding sequence ATGTATAGTAAAACAAAGACTTTTCTTTACAGATTTTTTTATACTTTTAAACTCATATGGGATACCAGTCCTGCGATATATTTATTGAAAGTACTCACGACACTTTTTAACGGCTTGCAACCGGTTGTCGCAGTTTATCTTACCAAGCTCATCGTAGATGCCATAGTTGCAGGGATCCGGGCGGGAGATTTTCAGCCTTACTATAGAAGAATTATTTTTTATGTAGTACTTCAGATAGGGATATTGTTTATAAAATTTGTTATTACTAACATTAGTCAGCTGATAGATACTGTGTTCGGCGATATACTGGCAAGCCACATAAGGATACAGATAATGAATAAGGCTAAAGATGTGGATTATATTTACTTTGATATGCCTGAATTTTATAATAGTATGGAAAATGCAAATCGTGAAGCGGGCTACAGGCCGATGAGCATCATGTCTAATGCTTTTGGCTTTTTGAGTACTTTAATAACCTTTTTAGGTTTTGCTGCAGTGATATCAAGATATAGTGTTTTAGTTATGTTACTTGTTATAATCCTGTCTATACCTGCCAGCATCGTTGATAATAGGTTTCGAAAAAAGATATTCAGTATTATGAGTTCTAAGTCAAAGGAAAGGCGCAAGCTTGATTACATAGCTAATCTGTTGACTTTAAAGGATTATGCCAAAGAGGTAAGGCTTTTTGATCTGGGCGGATACTTTATTGGTCGATACTTAAGCGTATTTAAAGAATACATAAAGGACTACAGCAGGGTTATAACATGGCAGAGCATATATTCTACAATAGCACTGGCGGTTTCGTTTTTAAGCGTAGGTGTTGCCAGCTTAATGATAGGGGCTGACGCGTTAAGAGGAAAAATAAGCATTGGCGATTTTACGATGTACTTTGGCGCTTTAACAGATATGAGAGCAAGCTTAAATAGCATATTATTTGTTTCGGGATTTCTTTATGAAGGTATGCTTTTTATGGGCAATCTGATATCCTTTTTAAAGGGAGCACCGCAAACGTCGCAGCAAAATTCGAAAGTCCAATATGCTCCATTAAAGAAAGGACAGCATACTATAGAATTTGTGGATGTATCTTTCAAATATCCTGGGAGTGATAGATACGCCCTTAAAAATATAAATCTGAAAATAGATCCCGGGCAGACTGTAGCGCTGGTTGGATTGAATGGAGCAGGTAAGACGACGCTTATAAAGCTGATGATTGGCCTTTATGATCCTACGGAAGGACGTATACTCATAGATGGAAAGGACATAAAAGAATACAACAGAAAAGAGCTTCAGTCCATTTTCGGCGTAGTTTTTCAAGATTTTTGCCATTACGCCTTTACGTTGGGAGAGAACATTGGCTTTGGTAAGATTGAGAATGTTGAAGATGAAGATATGATAAGAGAGGCAGCAAAAAAATGCGGAGTGGACGAATTTGCAGAAAAATTGCCCAAGGGATATAAAACCCATCTCACAAGGAATTTTGAGCTTGATGGCGTTGACCTATCTATAGGACAATGGCAGAAGGTGTCTATAGCAAGAGCGTTTTTCAGGCAGGCAGATGTGCTTATTTTGGATGAACCTACGGCGTCTTTGGACCCCCAAGCGGAATATGAAGTATACCAGCAATTTGAGCAGTTAAAAGGCGACAAGACCACTGTATTTGTATCCCACAGGCTATCCAGCACCACTCTGGCTACAAAAATAATATTTTTAGACAACGGCAAAATTAAGGAAATAGGTAACCACCAGCAATTAATGGAAAAGAATGGTGAGTACGCAAAATTATTTAAAATGCAAGCAGAAAGGTATCAGGACAAAAAAGCTGTAAATGCGTAA
- a CDS encoding carbon-nitrogen hydrolase family protein: protein MIIKVALLQMFPHGNNQRKNLEKGDEFCRKASKLGADIALFPEMWNIGYTPYHHEVWEHDYDPFNPKYPKLREKWKEQAINQNDDFIVHFTNLARELDMAIAITYLEKWPGLPRNSIALIDRHGKIVMTYAKVHTCDFSLEAACTPGEDFYVCDLNTKSGDIKVGAMICYDREFPESARILMLKGAEIILIPNACEMDINRTAQLRARAFENMVAIALANYAGEEHGNSMAYDGMAYDENGKSRDMLVIKAGKNEGIYIAEFDIDKLRDYRSRETWGNAFRKPDRYTMLISPEVNEPFIRKEARR, encoded by the coding sequence ATGATAATTAAAGTCGCACTGCTGCAAATGTTTCCTCATGGAAACAATCAACGAAAAAACCTTGAAAAAGGTGATGAATTTTGCCGCAAGGCCAGCAAATTGGGTGCTGATATAGCCCTTTTCCCCGAGATGTGGAATATCGGCTACACACCCTATCATCACGAAGTTTGGGAACACGACTACGACCCCTTCAACCCTAAATACCCGAAATTGAGAGAAAAATGGAAGGAACAGGCTATAAACCAGAATGACGATTTTATTGTGCACTTCACTAATCTGGCCAGAGAATTAGATATGGCCATTGCAATAACTTATCTGGAAAAATGGCCTGGTTTGCCGAGAAATTCAATAGCACTCATAGATAGGCACGGCAAGATTGTCATGACATATGCCAAAGTCCATACATGCGACTTTTCTTTAGAGGCAGCGTGCACGCCAGGTGAAGATTTCTATGTATGCGATTTAAATACAAAAAGCGGCGATATAAAAGTCGGAGCCATGATATGCTACGACAGGGAATTCCCCGAAAGCGCAAGGATACTGATGCTAAAAGGTGCTGAGATTATATTAATACCTAACGCCTGTGAAATGGACATTAACCGAACTGCTCAACTAAGGGCGAGAGCTTTTGAAAATATGGTGGCAATTGCCCTGGCAAACTATGCAGGTGAAGAACATGGAAATTCCATGGCGTACGATGGAATGGCATATGACGAAAATGGCAAATCAAGAGATATGCTTGTCATCAAGGCCGGAAAAAACGAGGGAATATATATAGCAGAGTTTGATATCGATAAATTGCGAGATTATAGAAGTCGGGAAACTTGGGGAAATGCATTCAGAAAACCCGATCGATATACGATGCTTATATCACCCGAGGTAAATGAACCTTTCATAAGAAAAGAAGCGCGAAGATAA
- a CDS encoding ABC transporter permease, whose protein sequence is MEVGYIIPKGFSKRIETSAKAKIQVVKLGENQSATTISTIMNGYISKIRTAYITADTVKKQLKDGGIFDNVYTETLAKLNKPAATVKVEEITKNTVRQNDKKSYSPNVGFVVMFVMFMITFAMGAILQEKKEGTWGRLLSTPTSPFEILGGHFLGVFAQGYIQMFILVVLTSILFNTYWGNSYFLLFIVMSAFLLAVMGLGLMLSGFVRTYAQLGALGPIVIVPTSMISGIYWPVDIMPDFMQKLALFMPQYWAMKGIASLVLGGGDFTIILMPVLILLGFAVVFFTIGIGLLRE, encoded by the coding sequence GTGGAAGTAGGCTATATCATCCCAAAGGGATTCTCAAAGCGTATCGAAACCAGTGCAAAAGCTAAAATACAGGTTGTCAAATTGGGTGAAAATCAGAGCGCTACCACTATATCAACGATTATGAACGGCTATATATCCAAGATAAGGACGGCCTATATCACCGCAGATACCGTTAAAAAACAGCTAAAAGACGGGGGGATTTTCGACAATGTATATACAGAAACCCTTGCAAAATTAAATAAACCTGCAGCCACTGTAAAAGTTGAAGAGATAACGAAAAACACAGTAAGGCAAAATGATAAGAAGTCTTATTCGCCCAATGTAGGGTTTGTAGTAATGTTTGTGATGTTTATGATCACATTTGCTATGGGTGCAATTTTACAGGAAAAGAAAGAGGGTACATGGGGAAGACTGCTTTCTACTCCAACATCCCCATTTGAGATACTGGGAGGACATTTTCTGGGAGTTTTCGCACAGGGATATATACAGATGTTTATATTGGTGGTTTTGACTTCAATTTTATTTAATACCTACTGGGGAAATTCATACTTTCTCCTTTTTATAGTTATGAGCGCTTTTTTGTTGGCTGTCATGGGGCTGGGTCTTATGCTTTCGGGCTTTGTCAGGACCTATGCTCAGCTAGGTGCCTTAGGACCAATAGTCATAGTACCTACTTCTATGATCAGCGGTATCTATTGGCCGGTTGATATCATGCCTGATTTTATGCAAAAATTAGCTTTATTCATGCCTCAGTACTGGGCTATGAAAGGAATAGCTTCCCTGGTACTTGGAGGAGGGGATTTTACAATTATACTTATGCCTGTGCTGATTCTTTTGGGATTTGCAGTCGTGTTTTTTACCATAGGGATAGGGCTTTTGAGGGAGTAA
- a CDS encoding glycoside hydrolase family 5 protein, whose amino-acid sequence MEKYGFNFQWMYVWEEGKKPQPPDKRALDFLAEMGFNFVRIPTDYRFWTKNFDYFHPDEQVFEYIDSYLHECQSRNIHMCLNLHRAPGYCINRNDIERDNLWQDKIAQDGFVFQWELFAKRYKGISSKYLSFDLVNEPPNIGQYGMTRENHAAIITRTVNAIRQIDPDREIVIDGLGGGNIAMPELADLGVIHSGRGYQPMALTHYQAMWWDGYKGLPEPTYPDLVWGGKVWNKETLRDYYKPWLELQQRGVKVHIGEFGCFNKTPNDVALRWFKDLLSLYKEFKWGYSLWNFEGPFGIVEHGRPGAKYEHYHGFNVDRELLDLLLENMCR is encoded by the coding sequence ATGGAAAAGTATGGTTTTAATTTTCAATGGATGTATGTTTGGGAGGAAGGAAAGAAACCGCAGCCGCCAGATAAGCGCGCATTGGATTTTTTAGCAGAAATGGGATTTAACTTTGTCAGAATACCCACCGATTATCGGTTTTGGACGAAAAATTTCGACTATTTCCATCCCGATGAGCAAGTTTTCGAGTATATTGATTCATACTTGCACGAATGCCAGTCGCGCAACATACACATGTGTTTAAATTTACACAGAGCACCAGGTTATTGTATAAATCGCAACGATATAGAGCGGGATAACCTCTGGCAGGATAAAATAGCACAGGATGGTTTTGTCTTTCAATGGGAACTCTTTGCTAAGAGATACAAAGGAATTTCCAGCAAATATCTTAGCTTTGATCTTGTAAATGAACCGCCAAACATTGGCCAATACGGAATGACCCGTGAAAATCACGCGGCTATAATAACCCGTACGGTGAATGCTATACGTCAGATAGATCCAGATCGTGAAATCGTCATAGACGGTCTGGGTGGAGGCAACATCGCCATGCCCGAGCTGGCTGATTTAGGCGTTATCCACAGTGGCAGAGGTTATCAACCCATGGCTTTAACACACTACCAGGCGATGTGGTGGGATGGTTATAAAGGGTTACCAGAACCAACATATCCTGATCTGGTTTGGGGCGGTAAGGTGTGGAATAAAGAAACCTTGCGGGATTATTATAAACCATGGCTGGAGCTACAGCAGAGAGGGGTTAAAGTACATATCGGTGAATTTGGGTGCTTTAATAAGACACCCAACGATGTCGCCTTGCGTTGGTTTAAAGATCTTTTAAGCCTGTATAAAGAATTTAAATGGGGATACTCCCTGTGGAATTTTGAGGGACCTTTTGGAATTGTAGAGCATGGGCGGCCAGGTGCCAAATATGAACACTATCATGGATTTAATGTCGATAGAGAATTGCTGGACCTCCTTTTAGAGAATATGTGCAGATAA